One window from the genome of Kryptolebias marmoratus isolate JLee-2015 linkage group LG1, ASM164957v2, whole genome shotgun sequence encodes:
- the unc45b gene encoding protein unc-45 homolog B isoform X2, with product MMGDPIQLKDEGNKHFQVGDIDKAIECYTSAIKVCQDKKVLAVIYRNRSACYLKKESFANAVSDASKAIDEDASDIKALYRRCQALEKLGKLDMAFKDVQRCATLEPKNKTFLETLRRLGAEIQAKLKTTFSTDSRVQNMFNILLNEEMDKEKKEKAANNLIVLSREDSGAERIFQNNGVALLLNMIETSNAELILAAVRTLSGMCTGHKARAMAIVNMVGVDKMCSIMALDNEEIALATCSLFQSINDSLTGADTRDYGKEASLVLDAAKDLKTILLALLEMVANKKVSGHGRDQALNLLTKNVPRKDMKEKDHSRTLFTIDHGLKKILKVCGQVPELPDQLPLTENTQLIASVLLNKLYDDLKCDPERTNFRDICGEYITSKIDPNNMDKSLHAINTISGLLQGPFDVGNSLVGQQGIMEMMVALCGSEREVDQMVAVEALIHASTKMSRASFFITNGVSLLKDIYKKTKNEKIKIRALVGLCKLGSAGGDDYALRQFAEGSTEKLAKQCRKWLCNPQIDSKTRKWAIEGLAYLTNDADVKDDFVEDELAMKAMFEMAKSRDKTILYAVACTLVNCTNSYDKKEIIPELVQLAQFSKQHVPQQHPKDKKDFIEKRVKRLLKAGVTSALAVMVKADNSILTDQTKELLARVFLALSEDAKERGTIVAQGGGKALIPLALEGTEAGKVKASFALAKIAAVSNPEIAFPGERVYEVVRPLVNLLHTDKEGAQNYEALRGLTNLAGYSEKLRVKIVKEKALPEIENHMFEENDRIRLAATECMCNLVTSKEVHARYLQDGNDRLKLLVLLCGEDDDKLQIAAAGALAMITAAEKKLCTKVTLVTVQWLEILQRLCLHTNPMIQQRGLVTVYNMLNSDDSELAKKLIESEMLEILTVIGKGDDNPKRQEAAEVARMCLVKAMDLGLIKPFSSPS from the exons ATG ATGGGAGACCCAATCCAGTTAAAAGATGAAGGAAATAAGCACTTTCAGGTGGGAGACATTGACAAGGCCATTGAGTGCTACACCAGCGCCATCAAGGTGTGTCAGGACAAGAAGGTGCTGGCTGTCATTTACAGGAACAGATCTGCGTGCTACTTAAAAAAG gaAAGCTTTGCCAACGCAGTATCTGATGCGTCTAAAG CAATCGATGAAGATGCATCAGACATTAAAGCCTTGTACCGCCGCTGTCAGGCTCTGGAAAAGCTCGGAAAACTGGACATGGCTTTCAAAGACGTGCAGAGATGCGCCACCCTCGAGCCAAAGAACAAGACCTTCCTGGAGACTCTCCGCAGGCTGGGAGCAGAGATCCAGGCCAAG CTCAAGACAACATTCTCCACAGATTCAAGGGTGCAGAACATGTTCAACATTCTCCTCAATGAGGAAATGGACaaggaaaagaaggaaaaa GCGGCCAACAACTTAATTGTGTTGTCGAGGGAAGACTCGGGAGCAGAGAGGATCTTCCAGAATAACGGAGTGGCTCTGCTGCTCAACATGATCGAGACGAGCAACGCAGAATTAATCCTGGCTGCTGTCCGCACTCTGTCAGGAATGTGCACGGGACACAAAGCTCGG GCTATGGCCATTGTGAACATGGTCGGTGTTGATAAAATGTGCAGCATCATGGCTCTTGACAATGAAGAAATTGCACTGGCTACCTGCAGCCTCTTTCAAAGCATCAATGACTCCCTGACTGGCGCAGATACAAGAGATTATGGCAAAGAAGCCTCTTTAGTTTTgg ATGCAGCTAAAGATTTGAAAACAATCCTTCTTGCTCTCCTGGAGATGGTTGCCAATAAAAAGGTGTCTGGCCACGGCAGAGACCAGGCGCTGAACCTGCTGACTAAGAACGTACCTCGCAAAGACATGAAAGAGAAAGACCACTCCAGGACTCTCTTCACTATAGATCACG gtcTGAAGAAGATCCTGAAGGTTTGTGGTCAGGTTCCTGAACTGCCCGATCAGCTGCCCCTGACGGAGAACACGCAGCTGATCGCCAGTGTTCTTCTCAACAAGCTCTACGACGACCTGAAATGTGACCCAGAGAGAACCAACTTCAGGGACATCTGTGGTGAATATATCAC ATCCAAAATCGACCCAAACAACATGGACAAGTCCCTCCACGCCATCAACACCATCTCTGGACTCCTGCAGGGCCCCTTTGACGTGGGCAACTCTCTGGTGGGACAGCAAGGCATCATGGAGATGATGGTGGCGCTGTGCGGCTCCGAACGCGAGGTGGACCAGATGGTTGCCGTGGAGGCGCTGATCCATGCCTCCACGAAGATGAGCCGCGCCAGCTTCTTCATCACCAACGGTGTGTCGCTGCTGAAGGACATCTACAAGAAGACAAAGAACGAGAAGATTAAGATCCGCGCTCTGGTG GGTCTCTGCAAACTGGGTTCAGCTGGAGGCGATGACTACGCTTTACGGCAGTTTGCTGAGGGTTCCACAGAGAAGCTGGCCAAGCAGTGCAGGAA GTGGCTTTGTAATCCCCAGATTGATTCGAAAACAAGGAAGTGGGCCATTGAAGGTCTTGCATATCTGACGAATGATGCTGACGTAAAAGACGACTTTGTGGAAGATGAGCTTGCGATGAAAGCAATGTTTGAAATGGCTAAG tctAGGGATAAAACCATCTTATATGCGGTTGCTTGCACCCTGGTGAATTGCACCAACAGCTACGACAAAAAGGAAATCATCCCCGAGCTCGTCCAACTGGCCCAGTTCTCCAAACAGCACGTCCCGCAGCAACACCCCAAG GACAAGAAGGACTTCATAGAGAAAAGAGTGAAAAGGCTGCTGAAGGCTGGAGTCACATCAGCTCTCGCTGTCATGGTCAAAGCAGACAACTCTATCCTGACTGATCAAACCAAGGAGCTGCTGGCAAG gGTTTTCTTGGCTTTATCAGAAGATGCCAAAGAACGCGGTACAATCGTCGCCCAAGGCGGAGGAAAG GCTTTGATACCACTCGCTCTCGAAGGTACAGAAGCTGGAAAAGTGAAAGCAAGTTTTGCTCTTGCAAAGATAGCAGCTGTTTCCAACCCAGAAATTGCTTTTCCTGGCGAGAGG GTTTATGAAGTGGTGCGGCCTTTAGTCAACCTCCTGCATACAGACAAAGAAGGAGCACAGAACTACGAAGCTCTCCGAGGACTCACCAACTTGGCAGGCTACAGTGAGAAACTGAG GGTAAAAATAGTCAAAGAGAAGGCTTTGCCAGAGATTGAAAACCACATGTTTGAAGAGAATGACAGGATTAGACTGGCTGCCACTGAGTGCATGTGCAACCTTGTAACATCTAAGGAG GTCCATGCTCGTTACCTTCAAGATGGGAATGATAGGCTGAAGCTGCTGGTCTTGCTGTGTGGAGAAGATGACGACAAACTTCAGATAGCCGCAGCTGGAGCTCTGGCCATGATCACTGCTGCTGAGAAGAAGCTCTGCACCAAAGTGACCCTGGTG ACGGTCCAGTGGCTTGAGATCCTGCAGAGGCTATGTCTCCATACCAACCCTATGATCCAGCAACGGGGTCTTGTGACTGTCTACAACATGCTCAACTCAGATGACAGCGAGCTGGCCAAGAAGCTGATCGAGAGCGAGATGCTGGAAATCCTCACAGTGATCGGCAAGGGGGACGACAATCCCAAGAGGCAGGAGGCCGCTGAAGTGGCCCGGATGTGCCTCGTCAAAGCCATGGATCTCGGCCTCATCAAGCCCTTCTCGAGCCCCTCCTAA
- the unc45b gene encoding protein unc-45 homolog B isoform X1 encodes MVTMLLVNTKQNKYCERLLMGDPIQLKDEGNKHFQVGDIDKAIECYTSAIKVCQDKKVLAVIYRNRSACYLKKESFANAVSDASKAIDEDASDIKALYRRCQALEKLGKLDMAFKDVQRCATLEPKNKTFLETLRRLGAEIQAKLKTTFSTDSRVQNMFNILLNEEMDKEKKEKAANNLIVLSREDSGAERIFQNNGVALLLNMIETSNAELILAAVRTLSGMCTGHKARAMAIVNMVGVDKMCSIMALDNEEIALATCSLFQSINDSLTGADTRDYGKEASLVLDAAKDLKTILLALLEMVANKKVSGHGRDQALNLLTKNVPRKDMKEKDHSRTLFTIDHGLKKILKVCGQVPELPDQLPLTENTQLIASVLLNKLYDDLKCDPERTNFRDICGEYITSKIDPNNMDKSLHAINTISGLLQGPFDVGNSLVGQQGIMEMMVALCGSEREVDQMVAVEALIHASTKMSRASFFITNGVSLLKDIYKKTKNEKIKIRALVGLCKLGSAGGDDYALRQFAEGSTEKLAKQCRKWLCNPQIDSKTRKWAIEGLAYLTNDADVKDDFVEDELAMKAMFEMAKSRDKTILYAVACTLVNCTNSYDKKEIIPELVQLAQFSKQHVPQQHPKDKKDFIEKRVKRLLKAGVTSALAVMVKADNSILTDQTKELLARVFLALSEDAKERGTIVAQGGGKALIPLALEGTEAGKVKASFALAKIAAVSNPEIAFPGERVYEVVRPLVNLLHTDKEGAQNYEALRGLTNLAGYSEKLRVKIVKEKALPEIENHMFEENDRIRLAATECMCNLVTSKEVHARYLQDGNDRLKLLVLLCGEDDDKLQIAAAGALAMITAAEKKLCTKVTLVTVQWLEILQRLCLHTNPMIQQRGLVTVYNMLNSDDSELAKKLIESEMLEILTVIGKGDDNPKRQEAAEVARMCLVKAMDLGLIKPFSSPS; translated from the exons ATGGTTACTATGCTTCTAGTaaatacaaagcaaaacaagtaCTGCGAAAGACTATTG ATGGGAGACCCAATCCAGTTAAAAGATGAAGGAAATAAGCACTTTCAGGTGGGAGACATTGACAAGGCCATTGAGTGCTACACCAGCGCCATCAAGGTGTGTCAGGACAAGAAGGTGCTGGCTGTCATTTACAGGAACAGATCTGCGTGCTACTTAAAAAAG gaAAGCTTTGCCAACGCAGTATCTGATGCGTCTAAAG CAATCGATGAAGATGCATCAGACATTAAAGCCTTGTACCGCCGCTGTCAGGCTCTGGAAAAGCTCGGAAAACTGGACATGGCTTTCAAAGACGTGCAGAGATGCGCCACCCTCGAGCCAAAGAACAAGACCTTCCTGGAGACTCTCCGCAGGCTGGGAGCAGAGATCCAGGCCAAG CTCAAGACAACATTCTCCACAGATTCAAGGGTGCAGAACATGTTCAACATTCTCCTCAATGAGGAAATGGACaaggaaaagaaggaaaaa GCGGCCAACAACTTAATTGTGTTGTCGAGGGAAGACTCGGGAGCAGAGAGGATCTTCCAGAATAACGGAGTGGCTCTGCTGCTCAACATGATCGAGACGAGCAACGCAGAATTAATCCTGGCTGCTGTCCGCACTCTGTCAGGAATGTGCACGGGACACAAAGCTCGG GCTATGGCCATTGTGAACATGGTCGGTGTTGATAAAATGTGCAGCATCATGGCTCTTGACAATGAAGAAATTGCACTGGCTACCTGCAGCCTCTTTCAAAGCATCAATGACTCCCTGACTGGCGCAGATACAAGAGATTATGGCAAAGAAGCCTCTTTAGTTTTgg ATGCAGCTAAAGATTTGAAAACAATCCTTCTTGCTCTCCTGGAGATGGTTGCCAATAAAAAGGTGTCTGGCCACGGCAGAGACCAGGCGCTGAACCTGCTGACTAAGAACGTACCTCGCAAAGACATGAAAGAGAAAGACCACTCCAGGACTCTCTTCACTATAGATCACG gtcTGAAGAAGATCCTGAAGGTTTGTGGTCAGGTTCCTGAACTGCCCGATCAGCTGCCCCTGACGGAGAACACGCAGCTGATCGCCAGTGTTCTTCTCAACAAGCTCTACGACGACCTGAAATGTGACCCAGAGAGAACCAACTTCAGGGACATCTGTGGTGAATATATCAC ATCCAAAATCGACCCAAACAACATGGACAAGTCCCTCCACGCCATCAACACCATCTCTGGACTCCTGCAGGGCCCCTTTGACGTGGGCAACTCTCTGGTGGGACAGCAAGGCATCATGGAGATGATGGTGGCGCTGTGCGGCTCCGAACGCGAGGTGGACCAGATGGTTGCCGTGGAGGCGCTGATCCATGCCTCCACGAAGATGAGCCGCGCCAGCTTCTTCATCACCAACGGTGTGTCGCTGCTGAAGGACATCTACAAGAAGACAAAGAACGAGAAGATTAAGATCCGCGCTCTGGTG GGTCTCTGCAAACTGGGTTCAGCTGGAGGCGATGACTACGCTTTACGGCAGTTTGCTGAGGGTTCCACAGAGAAGCTGGCCAAGCAGTGCAGGAA GTGGCTTTGTAATCCCCAGATTGATTCGAAAACAAGGAAGTGGGCCATTGAAGGTCTTGCATATCTGACGAATGATGCTGACGTAAAAGACGACTTTGTGGAAGATGAGCTTGCGATGAAAGCAATGTTTGAAATGGCTAAG tctAGGGATAAAACCATCTTATATGCGGTTGCTTGCACCCTGGTGAATTGCACCAACAGCTACGACAAAAAGGAAATCATCCCCGAGCTCGTCCAACTGGCCCAGTTCTCCAAACAGCACGTCCCGCAGCAACACCCCAAG GACAAGAAGGACTTCATAGAGAAAAGAGTGAAAAGGCTGCTGAAGGCTGGAGTCACATCAGCTCTCGCTGTCATGGTCAAAGCAGACAACTCTATCCTGACTGATCAAACCAAGGAGCTGCTGGCAAG gGTTTTCTTGGCTTTATCAGAAGATGCCAAAGAACGCGGTACAATCGTCGCCCAAGGCGGAGGAAAG GCTTTGATACCACTCGCTCTCGAAGGTACAGAAGCTGGAAAAGTGAAAGCAAGTTTTGCTCTTGCAAAGATAGCAGCTGTTTCCAACCCAGAAATTGCTTTTCCTGGCGAGAGG GTTTATGAAGTGGTGCGGCCTTTAGTCAACCTCCTGCATACAGACAAAGAAGGAGCACAGAACTACGAAGCTCTCCGAGGACTCACCAACTTGGCAGGCTACAGTGAGAAACTGAG GGTAAAAATAGTCAAAGAGAAGGCTTTGCCAGAGATTGAAAACCACATGTTTGAAGAGAATGACAGGATTAGACTGGCTGCCACTGAGTGCATGTGCAACCTTGTAACATCTAAGGAG GTCCATGCTCGTTACCTTCAAGATGGGAATGATAGGCTGAAGCTGCTGGTCTTGCTGTGTGGAGAAGATGACGACAAACTTCAGATAGCCGCAGCTGGAGCTCTGGCCATGATCACTGCTGCTGAGAAGAAGCTCTGCACCAAAGTGACCCTGGTG ACGGTCCAGTGGCTTGAGATCCTGCAGAGGCTATGTCTCCATACCAACCCTATGATCCAGCAACGGGGTCTTGTGACTGTCTACAACATGCTCAACTCAGATGACAGCGAGCTGGCCAAGAAGCTGATCGAGAGCGAGATGCTGGAAATCCTCACAGTGATCGGCAAGGGGGACGACAATCCCAAGAGGCAGGAGGCCGCTGAAGTGGCCCGGATGTGCCTCGTCAAAGCCATGGATCTCGGCCTCATCAAGCCCTTCTCGAGCCCCTCCTAA
- the unc45b gene encoding protein unc-45 homolog B isoform X3, with the protein MGDPIQLKDEGNKHFQVGDIDKAIECYTSAIKVCQDKKVLAVIYRNRSACYLKKESFANAVSDASKAIDEDASDIKALYRRCQALEKLGKLDMAFKDVQRCATLEPKNKTFLETLRRLGAEIQAKLKTTFSTDSRVQNMFNILLNEEMDKEKKEKAANNLIVLSREDSGAERIFQNNGVALLLNMIETSNAELILAAVRTLSGMCTGHKARAMAIVNMVGVDKMCSIMALDNEEIALATCSLFQSINDSLTGADTRDYGKEASLVLDAAKDLKTILLALLEMVANKKVSGHGRDQALNLLTKNVPRKDMKEKDHSRTLFTIDHGLKKILKVCGQVPELPDQLPLTENTQLIASVLLNKLYDDLKCDPERTNFRDICGEYITSKIDPNNMDKSLHAINTISGLLQGPFDVGNSLVGQQGIMEMMVALCGSEREVDQMVAVEALIHASTKMSRASFFITNGVSLLKDIYKKTKNEKIKIRALVGLCKLGSAGGDDYALRQFAEGSTEKLAKQCRKWLCNPQIDSKTRKWAIEGLAYLTNDADVKDDFVEDELAMKAMFEMAKSRDKTILYAVACTLVNCTNSYDKKEIIPELVQLAQFSKQHVPQQHPKDKKDFIEKRVKRLLKAGVTSALAVMVKADNSILTDQTKELLARVFLALSEDAKERGTIVAQGGGKALIPLALEGTEAGKVKASFALAKIAAVSNPEIAFPGERVYEVVRPLVNLLHTDKEGAQNYEALRGLTNLAGYSEKLRVKIVKEKALPEIENHMFEENDRIRLAATECMCNLVTSKEVHARYLQDGNDRLKLLVLLCGEDDDKLQIAAAGALAMITAAEKKLCTKVTLVTVQWLEILQRLCLHTNPMIQQRGLVTVYNMLNSDDSELAKKLIESEMLEILTVIGKGDDNPKRQEAAEVARMCLVKAMDLGLIKPFSSPS; encoded by the exons ATGGGAGACCCAATCCAGTTAAAAGATGAAGGAAATAAGCACTTTCAGGTGGGAGACATTGACAAGGCCATTGAGTGCTACACCAGCGCCATCAAGGTGTGTCAGGACAAGAAGGTGCTGGCTGTCATTTACAGGAACAGATCTGCGTGCTACTTAAAAAAG gaAAGCTTTGCCAACGCAGTATCTGATGCGTCTAAAG CAATCGATGAAGATGCATCAGACATTAAAGCCTTGTACCGCCGCTGTCAGGCTCTGGAAAAGCTCGGAAAACTGGACATGGCTTTCAAAGACGTGCAGAGATGCGCCACCCTCGAGCCAAAGAACAAGACCTTCCTGGAGACTCTCCGCAGGCTGGGAGCAGAGATCCAGGCCAAG CTCAAGACAACATTCTCCACAGATTCAAGGGTGCAGAACATGTTCAACATTCTCCTCAATGAGGAAATGGACaaggaaaagaaggaaaaa GCGGCCAACAACTTAATTGTGTTGTCGAGGGAAGACTCGGGAGCAGAGAGGATCTTCCAGAATAACGGAGTGGCTCTGCTGCTCAACATGATCGAGACGAGCAACGCAGAATTAATCCTGGCTGCTGTCCGCACTCTGTCAGGAATGTGCACGGGACACAAAGCTCGG GCTATGGCCATTGTGAACATGGTCGGTGTTGATAAAATGTGCAGCATCATGGCTCTTGACAATGAAGAAATTGCACTGGCTACCTGCAGCCTCTTTCAAAGCATCAATGACTCCCTGACTGGCGCAGATACAAGAGATTATGGCAAAGAAGCCTCTTTAGTTTTgg ATGCAGCTAAAGATTTGAAAACAATCCTTCTTGCTCTCCTGGAGATGGTTGCCAATAAAAAGGTGTCTGGCCACGGCAGAGACCAGGCGCTGAACCTGCTGACTAAGAACGTACCTCGCAAAGACATGAAAGAGAAAGACCACTCCAGGACTCTCTTCACTATAGATCACG gtcTGAAGAAGATCCTGAAGGTTTGTGGTCAGGTTCCTGAACTGCCCGATCAGCTGCCCCTGACGGAGAACACGCAGCTGATCGCCAGTGTTCTTCTCAACAAGCTCTACGACGACCTGAAATGTGACCCAGAGAGAACCAACTTCAGGGACATCTGTGGTGAATATATCAC ATCCAAAATCGACCCAAACAACATGGACAAGTCCCTCCACGCCATCAACACCATCTCTGGACTCCTGCAGGGCCCCTTTGACGTGGGCAACTCTCTGGTGGGACAGCAAGGCATCATGGAGATGATGGTGGCGCTGTGCGGCTCCGAACGCGAGGTGGACCAGATGGTTGCCGTGGAGGCGCTGATCCATGCCTCCACGAAGATGAGCCGCGCCAGCTTCTTCATCACCAACGGTGTGTCGCTGCTGAAGGACATCTACAAGAAGACAAAGAACGAGAAGATTAAGATCCGCGCTCTGGTG GGTCTCTGCAAACTGGGTTCAGCTGGAGGCGATGACTACGCTTTACGGCAGTTTGCTGAGGGTTCCACAGAGAAGCTGGCCAAGCAGTGCAGGAA GTGGCTTTGTAATCCCCAGATTGATTCGAAAACAAGGAAGTGGGCCATTGAAGGTCTTGCATATCTGACGAATGATGCTGACGTAAAAGACGACTTTGTGGAAGATGAGCTTGCGATGAAAGCAATGTTTGAAATGGCTAAG tctAGGGATAAAACCATCTTATATGCGGTTGCTTGCACCCTGGTGAATTGCACCAACAGCTACGACAAAAAGGAAATCATCCCCGAGCTCGTCCAACTGGCCCAGTTCTCCAAACAGCACGTCCCGCAGCAACACCCCAAG GACAAGAAGGACTTCATAGAGAAAAGAGTGAAAAGGCTGCTGAAGGCTGGAGTCACATCAGCTCTCGCTGTCATGGTCAAAGCAGACAACTCTATCCTGACTGATCAAACCAAGGAGCTGCTGGCAAG gGTTTTCTTGGCTTTATCAGAAGATGCCAAAGAACGCGGTACAATCGTCGCCCAAGGCGGAGGAAAG GCTTTGATACCACTCGCTCTCGAAGGTACAGAAGCTGGAAAAGTGAAAGCAAGTTTTGCTCTTGCAAAGATAGCAGCTGTTTCCAACCCAGAAATTGCTTTTCCTGGCGAGAGG GTTTATGAAGTGGTGCGGCCTTTAGTCAACCTCCTGCATACAGACAAAGAAGGAGCACAGAACTACGAAGCTCTCCGAGGACTCACCAACTTGGCAGGCTACAGTGAGAAACTGAG GGTAAAAATAGTCAAAGAGAAGGCTTTGCCAGAGATTGAAAACCACATGTTTGAAGAGAATGACAGGATTAGACTGGCTGCCACTGAGTGCATGTGCAACCTTGTAACATCTAAGGAG GTCCATGCTCGTTACCTTCAAGATGGGAATGATAGGCTGAAGCTGCTGGTCTTGCTGTGTGGAGAAGATGACGACAAACTTCAGATAGCCGCAGCTGGAGCTCTGGCCATGATCACTGCTGCTGAGAAGAAGCTCTGCACCAAAGTGACCCTGGTG ACGGTCCAGTGGCTTGAGATCCTGCAGAGGCTATGTCTCCATACCAACCCTATGATCCAGCAACGGGGTCTTGTGACTGTCTACAACATGCTCAACTCAGATGACAGCGAGCTGGCCAAGAAGCTGATCGAGAGCGAGATGCTGGAAATCCTCACAGTGATCGGCAAGGGGGACGACAATCCCAAGAGGCAGGAGGCCGCTGAAGTGGCCCGGATGTGCCTCGTCAAAGCCATGGATCTCGGCCTCATCAAGCCCTTCTCGAGCCCCTCCTAA
- the cenph gene encoding centromere protein H, with the protein MDAPDNTGSLNHLADAAALSDSSASESAASQKETSPTDMLRIKQQMSNQCFEMVVHVSAEKSKKSCSTSEAERDLPDYIGELEQAKTAHFNNTLALHRMQMWHSLGEKMKQSDPEAAALKAVNDRCMALCSRIKQLQDETRYLQDEITEIQKNRLEMKRLTHEKMKEMEDLTTKKEQTDTERYKAVLEKGQENLEKYKKMAIMTQNVLRGILLACKVNWLDDPKLREIAMTLEGLPVPD; encoded by the exons ATGGACGCACCGGACAACACGGGGAGTCTGAATCACCTGGCGGACGCCGCGGCGCTGAGTGACAGTTCTGCTTCTGAGAGCGCCGCCTCACAGAAAGAGACGTCACCTACAGACATGCTGAG aataaaacagcagaTGTCCAACCAGTGTTTTGAGATGGTGGTCCATGTCAGCGCAG AAAAGAGTAAAAAGTCCTGCAGCACATCGGAAGCAGAGAGAGACTT GCCAGACTACATCGGCGAGCTCGAGCAGGCGAAAACGGCTCATTTTAACAACACGTTGGCGCTGCACAG AATGCAGATGTGGCACTCCTTAGGCGAAAAGATGAAGCAGAGCGATCCAGAGGCGGC TGCCCTGAAAGCCGTGAATGACCGCTGCATGGCTCTGTGCTCACGGATAAAACAACTTCAAGAC GAAACCAGATATCTTCAAGATGAAATTACAGAAATACAAAAGAACAGACTTG AGATGAAGCGGCTCACACACGAAAAGATGAAAGAGATGGAGGACCTGACGACCAAGAAGGAGCAGACGGACACCGAAAGATACAAGGCTGTGTTGGAGAAAGGCCAGGAGAATCTGGAGAAGTACAAAAAGATGGCCATCATGACACAGAATGTTctcagg GGCATCTTGTTGGCCTGTAAGGTCAACTGGCTGGATGATCCCAAACTTCGGGAAATCGCCATGACGCTGGAGGGGTTACCTGTCCCTGACTAA